A genomic window from Sphingomonas taxi includes:
- a CDS encoding DUF1656 domain-containing protein gives MTADLDIGGVFVHPLLLAAILAFVLAEAIGWALARARLYRFVWHRGLFDVALTIVLWAGIAGLITGGDPAAALFS, from the coding sequence ATGACCGCCGACCTGGATATCGGCGGCGTGTTCGTCCACCCGCTGCTGCTCGCCGCGATCCTCGCCTTCGTGCTGGCGGAGGCGATCGGCTGGGCGCTGGCGCGGGCGCGGCTGTATCGTTTCGTCTGGCATCGCGGCCTGTTCGACGTCGCGCTGACCATCGTCCTGTGGGCCGGGATCGCCGGCCTGATCACCGGCGGCGACCCCGCCGCGGCTCTCTTCAGCTAG
- a CDS encoding efflux RND transporter periplasmic adaptor subunit: MTPHPSLRVVLRIGVTLAVVLLAVVAGRRLWAHYETEPWTRDGRVRADIVQVAPDVSGLVTEVLVRDNQPVAAGTPLFRVDRPRYRLAVAQAAAAVAAQRVQLAQARREAQRNRTLGDLVAGEVREQGDAKVAQLATALSQAQIALQTAQLNLARTEVRASVAGTVSNLDLRPGDYATAGHPEFAIIDRGSLHIIGYFEETKLPRVHVGDPVRVRLMGDDQVIAGHVQSIAGGIEDRDRSAGANLLANVNPTFSWVRLAQRIPVRVAIDRLPRGEMLVVGRTATVEVLPRARPVAAGARA; this comes from the coding sequence ATGACTCCACATCCTTCCCTGCGCGTCGTCCTGCGGATCGGCGTCACGCTCGCCGTCGTGCTGCTTGCGGTGGTCGCCGGTCGCCGGCTCTGGGCGCATTACGAGACCGAGCCGTGGACGCGCGACGGCCGCGTGCGCGCCGATATCGTCCAGGTCGCGCCGGACGTCTCCGGCCTCGTCACCGAGGTGCTGGTCCGCGACAACCAGCCGGTCGCGGCGGGAACGCCGCTGTTCCGCGTCGACCGGCCGCGCTACCGGCTGGCGGTGGCGCAGGCGGCGGCGGCAGTGGCGGCGCAGCGGGTGCAACTGGCGCAGGCGCGGCGCGAGGCGCAGCGCAACCGCACGCTCGGCGACCTCGTCGCGGGCGAGGTGCGCGAACAGGGCGACGCCAAGGTGGCGCAGCTCGCCACCGCCTTGTCGCAGGCGCAGATCGCGTTGCAGACCGCGCAGCTCAACCTCGCCCGGACCGAGGTGCGCGCGAGCGTCGCCGGCACGGTCAGCAACCTCGATCTGCGGCCCGGCGATTATGCCACCGCCGGCCATCCCGAATTCGCGATCATCGACCGCGGCTCGCTGCACATCATCGGCTATTTCGAGGAGACCAAGCTGCCGCGCGTGCATGTCGGCGATCCCGTCCGCGTCCGGCTGATGGGCGACGATCAGGTGATCGCCGGCCATGTGCAAAGCATCGCCGGCGGCATCGAGGATCGCGATCGCAGCGCCGGCGCCAATCTGCTCGCCAACGTCAACCCGACCTTCAGCTGGGTGCGACTGGCGCAGCGCATTCCGGTGCGGGTGGCGATCGACCGGCTGCCGCGCGGCGAGATGCTGGTGGTCGGCCGTACCGCGACGGTCGAGGTGCTGCCGCGCGCCAGGCCGGTGGCGGCGGGAGCGCGGGCATGA
- a CDS encoding efflux transporter outer membrane subunit, whose translation MTRRLALLAATLLAGCTTAGPDYHRPDAAVIARPSATAPFVGGDEAAFAALAPVPDRWWQLYRDPRLDRLVEQALAANTDLRVATANIARAQASLDVAEDGRRVQTQVQASPGYAQRSAEEELRPGAALPRSFVYAASAGISYQLDLAGQVRRAIEAADADVTATRAAYDSVRITVAADTTRAYLDACSSAREIGVAQRALDLQSRTTRLTERLVRAGRSGSLDATRSTTQEAQVRATMPALQAAQRLALYRLATLTGRPPAEFDRDVAACTGEPHLDRPIPIGDGAALLRRRPDVRRAEWELRAATARIGVATADLYPRIALGASVGSVGLAERALGSDTFKFSLGPLISWQFPNRTRVRARIAAAQAESDAAYARFDGTVLTALRETESGLTVYARDLDRVAALREASRQAGKAARDAETLFRAGRTGFLPVLDAQRTAIGAEQTLAAAESRLAADQVQLFLALGGGWQT comes from the coding sequence ATGACGCGCCGCCTCGCGCTGCTGGCCGCCACGCTGCTCGCCGGCTGCACCACCGCCGGACCCGATTACCATCGGCCCGACGCCGCGGTGATCGCCCGGCCGAGCGCCACGGCGCCGTTCGTCGGCGGCGACGAGGCGGCGTTCGCGGCGCTGGCGCCGGTGCCCGACCGCTGGTGGCAGCTCTATCGCGATCCGCGGCTCGACCGGCTGGTCGAACAAGCGCTCGCCGCCAATACCGACCTGCGCGTCGCGACGGCGAATATCGCGCGCGCACAGGCGTCGCTCGACGTCGCCGAGGACGGCCGGCGCGTCCAGACGCAGGTACAGGCGTCGCCCGGCTATGCGCAGCGTTCGGCGGAGGAGGAATTGCGGCCCGGCGCCGCTTTGCCCCGTTCGTTCGTCTATGCGGCGAGCGCGGGCATCTCCTATCAGCTCGATCTCGCCGGGCAGGTGCGCCGCGCGATCGAGGCGGCGGATGCCGATGTCACCGCGACCCGCGCCGCCTATGACAGCGTCCGCATCACCGTCGCGGCGGACACCACCCGCGCCTATCTCGATGCCTGTTCGTCGGCGCGCGAGATCGGCGTCGCGCAGCGCGCGCTCGACCTGCAGAGCCGGACGACGCGATTGACCGAGCGGCTGGTCCGCGCCGGGCGTAGCGGCTCGCTCGATGCGACGCGCTCGACGACGCAGGAGGCGCAGGTGCGCGCGACGATGCCGGCGTTGCAGGCGGCGCAGCGGCTGGCGCTGTACCGGCTGGCGACGCTGACCGGCCGACCGCCCGCCGAGTTCGACCGCGATGTCGCCGCCTGTACCGGCGAGCCGCATCTCGACCGGCCGATCCCGATCGGCGACGGAGCCGCGCTGCTGCGCCGTCGCCCCGACGTGCGCCGCGCCGAATGGGAGCTGCGTGCGGCGACCGCGCGGATCGGCGTCGCAACCGCCGATCTCTATCCGCGCATAGCGCTCGGCGCCTCGGTCGGTTCGGTCGGCCTTGCCGAGCGGGCATTGGGCAGCGACACGTTCAAATTCTCGCTCGGACCGCTGATCAGCTGGCAATTCCCCAACCGGACGCGGGTGCGGGCGCGGATCGCCGCGGCGCAGGCGGAGAGCGACGCGGCTTATGCGCGGTTCGACGGCACGGTGCTGACCGCGCTGCGCGAGACCGAGAGCGGCCTGACCGTCTACGCGCGCGATCTCGACCGGGTGGCGGCGCTGCGCGAGGCGAGCCGTCAGGCGGGCAAGGCGGCGCGCGACGCCGAGACGCTGTTCCGCGCCGGGCGGACCGGCTTCCTGCCGGTGCTCGACGCGCAGCGCACCGCGATCGGTGCCGAACAGACGCTCGCCGCGGCGGAAAGCCGGCTCGCCGCCGATCAGGTGCAGCTGTTCCTCGCGCTCGGCGGCGGCTGGCAGACGTGA
- a CDS encoding SDR family oxidoreductase: MTNDPRTSAPTRFPDEPQQPAPGVEAKMRNRPDHGEDSYRGKGLLDGKVALITGGDSGIGKAVAIAYAREGADVAISYLADEQVDAEDTKAWVEKAGKRCLLLPGDIRSVAQCTALVDQTVAELGKLDILVNNAAAQTINEDIDSIDDAEMEGAFAANVFAMIRLAKAAAPHLKPGSAIVNTTSIQAKTATENMIVYATTKGAISSLTIGLSNLFAPKGIRVNAVAPGPVWTPIQPIAKPSDELETLGESTPLGRAGQPGELAPAYVLLASDEGSYITGAIVPVTGGMPMY; this comes from the coding sequence ATGACCAACGATCCCCGCACCAGCGCCCCCACCCGCTTCCCCGACGAGCCGCAGCAGCCCGCCCCCGGCGTCGAGGCGAAGATGCGCAACCGTCCCGACCACGGCGAGGACAGCTATCGCGGCAAGGGCCTGCTCGACGGCAAGGTGGCGCTGATCACCGGCGGCGATTCGGGCATCGGCAAGGCGGTGGCGATCGCCTATGCCCGCGAAGGCGCCGACGTCGCCATTTCCTATCTCGCCGACGAACAGGTCGACGCCGAGGATACCAAGGCGTGGGTCGAGAAGGCGGGCAAGCGCTGCCTGCTGCTGCCCGGCGACATCCGCAGCGTCGCGCAGTGCACCGCCCTGGTCGACCAGACGGTGGCGGAGCTCGGCAAGCTCGACATCCTCGTCAACAATGCCGCAGCGCAGACGATCAACGAGGATATCGACAGCATCGACGATGCCGAGATGGAGGGCGCCTTCGCCGCCAACGTCTTCGCGATGATCCGTCTCGCCAAGGCGGCGGCGCCGCACCTCAAGCCGGGCTCCGCGATCGTCAACACGACGAGCATCCAGGCGAAGACCGCGACCGAGAACATGATCGTCTATGCGACCACCAAGGGTGCGATCAGCAGCCTGACGATCGGCCTGTCCAACCTGTTCGCGCCCAAGGGCATCCGCGTCAACGCGGTCGCGCCGGGACCGGTGTGGACGCCGATCCAGCCGATCGCCAAGCCGAGCGACGAGCTGGAGACGCTGGGCGAATCGACCCCGCTCGGCCGCGCCGGCCAGCCGGGCGAACTCGCGCCGGCCTATGTGCTGCTCGCCTCGGACGAGGGCAGCTACATCACCGGGGCGATCGTGCCGGTGACCGGCGGCATGCCGATGTATTGA
- a CDS encoding LysR family transcriptional regulator, which translates to MIDRYHLRYFLSVVDTGNFSRGAAACNVSQPTLSVGIAKLEKTLGRSLFDRSNRRVALTDAGARLVASARAIEAGFAEAERAVAETAPVRTLRLGVLVTTPRRWIERLLADQRSAPGGDRLEIVEGKERDLRERLARGRIDLALTLLRDGDPPEARLKLLGEGYALALGQAHPLAGTPVIRAEQLVNDPMIVRRHCELLPETSRFFTTRGVRPVFAARTTSDDKALSYVRAGLGVTVMPEGFREDGVVLAHLDGFDFSRDIGLVFAAHADAEALRHGWLATSLARAVEPPAPD; encoded by the coding sequence ATGATCGATCGCTACCATCTTCGCTATTTCCTGTCGGTGGTCGACACCGGCAATTTCTCGCGCGGCGCGGCGGCGTGCAACGTCTCGCAGCCGACCCTGTCGGTCGGCATCGCCAAACTGGAGAAGACGCTCGGCCGCAGCCTGTTCGATCGCAGCAACCGCCGCGTCGCGCTGACCGACGCCGGCGCGCGGCTGGTCGCATCGGCCCGAGCGATCGAGGCGGGGTTCGCCGAGGCGGAGCGCGCGGTGGCGGAGACGGCGCCGGTGCGCACGCTGCGGCTTGGCGTGCTGGTGACGACGCCGCGGCGCTGGATCGAACGCCTGCTCGCCGATCAGCGCAGCGCCCCCGGCGGCGACCGGCTCGAGATCGTCGAGGGCAAGGAGCGCGATCTGCGCGAGCGGCTCGCGCGCGGCCGCATCGACCTCGCATTGACGCTGCTGCGCGACGGCGACCCGCCCGAGGCGCGGCTGAAGTTGCTCGGCGAGGGCTATGCACTGGCGCTCGGCCAGGCGCATCCGCTCGCCGGCACGCCGGTGATCCGCGCCGAACAGCTCGTCAACGATCCGATGATCGTCCGGCGCCATTGCGAATTGCTCCCCGAAACCAGCCGCTTCTTCACCACCCGCGGCGTCCGCCCGGTGTTCGCCGCACGCACGACCAGCGACGACAAGGCGTTGAGCTACGTCCGCGCCGGGCTCGGCGTCACCGTCATGCCCGAGGGGTTCCGCGAGGATGGCGTGGTGCTCGCGCATCTCGACGGCTTCGATTTCAGCCGCGACATCGGTCTGGTGTTCGCCGCGCATGCCGATGCCGAGGCGCTGCGCCACGGCTGGCTGGCGACGTCGCTGGCGCGGGCGGTCGAGCCGCCCGCGCCGGACTGA
- a CDS encoding isovaleryl-CoA dehydrogenase yields the protein MAELDFALGEMADTIRDTTRRFALDRIEPIAAAVDAEDRFARELWPMMGELGLHGITVEEADGGLGLGYLEHLIACEEISRSSAAIGLSYGAHSNLCVNQIRRWANAEQKAKYLPKLISGEHVGSLAMSEAGAGSDVVSMKLRADKVDGGWRLNGTKFWITNAAYADTLVVYAKTIPDAGSKGITAFLIEKDFAGFSIGQKIDKVGMRGSPTAELVFDDCFVPDDQVMGPLNGGVKVLMSGLDYERVVLSGIQLGIMQACLDVVLPYVRERKQFGRPIGEFQLMQAKVADMYVALNSARAYVYAVAKACDAGRTTRFDAAGCILLASESAVKVAGEAIQALGGAGYTKDWPVERYWRDAKLLDIGAGTNEVRRMLIGRELIGHDAPRAQ from the coding sequence ATGGCTGAACTGGACTTCGCGCTCGGCGAGATGGCCGACACGATCCGCGACACGACGCGCCGCTTCGCGCTCGACCGGATCGAACCGATCGCCGCCGCGGTCGATGCCGAGGATCGCTTCGCGCGCGAATTGTGGCCGATGATGGGCGAGCTGGGTCTGCACGGCATCACCGTCGAGGAGGCGGATGGCGGGCTCGGCCTCGGCTATCTCGAACATCTCATCGCCTGCGAGGAGATCAGCCGCTCGTCCGCCGCGATCGGCCTCAGCTACGGTGCGCATTCCAATCTGTGCGTCAACCAGATCCGCCGCTGGGCCAACGCCGAGCAGAAGGCCAAGTATCTGCCGAAGCTGATTTCCGGCGAGCATGTCGGCAGCCTCGCCATGTCGGAGGCGGGCGCGGGATCGGACGTCGTCTCGATGAAGCTGCGCGCCGACAAGGTCGACGGCGGTTGGCGGCTCAACGGCACCAAATTCTGGATCACCAACGCCGCTTATGCGGACACGCTGGTCGTATATGCCAAGACGATCCCCGATGCCGGATCGAAGGGCATCACAGCCTTCCTGATCGAGAAGGATTTCGCCGGTTTCTCGATCGGGCAAAAGATCGACAAGGTCGGCATGCGAGGGTCGCCGACCGCCGAATTGGTGTTCGACGATTGCTTCGTCCCGGACGATCAGGTGATGGGGCCGCTCAACGGCGGCGTGAAGGTGCTGATGTCGGGGCTCGACTACGAGCGTGTCGTGCTGTCGGGCATCCAGCTCGGCATCATGCAGGCGTGCCTCGACGTCGTCCTGCCCTATGTCCGCGAGCGCAAGCAGTTCGGCCGGCCGATCGGCGAGTTCCAGCTGATGCAGGCCAAGGTCGCCGACATGTATGTCGCGCTCAACTCGGCGCGGGCCTATGTCTACGCCGTCGCCAAGGCGTGCGACGCGGGGCGGACGACGCGCTTCGATGCGGCGGGTTGCATCCTGCTCGCTTCGGAAAGCGCGGTGAAGGTCGCCGGCGAGGCGATCCAGGCCTTGGGCGGCGCGGGCTATACGAAGGACTGGCCGGTCGAACGCTATTGGCGCGACGCCAAATTGCTCGATATCGGCGCCGGCACCAACGAGGTGCGCCGCATGCTGATCGGCCGCGAGCTGATCGGCCATGACGCGCCGCGCGCGCAATGA
- a CDS encoding carboxyl transferase domain-containing protein codes for MTVLRTAIDAASTDFAANDAHNRALAKTLRGTVATSALGGSEQHRARHVARGKLLPRDRVERLLDPGSPFLEVGALAANGMYGGDAPGAGMIAGIGRVSGRECLIIANDPTVKGGAYFPMTVKKHLRAQEIARENRLPCIYLVDSGGANLPHQAEVFPDRDHFGRIFFNQAQMSAEGIAQIACVMGSCTAGGAYVPAMSDETVIVRNQGTIFLAGPPLVKAATGEVISAEELGGADTHARKSGVVDHVAENDEHALLIVRDIVATLNRPKAVDIEIAAPRAPQLDPQELYGIVPQDVRAPYDVHEVIGRIVDGSDFHEFKPLYGTTLVCGFARIWGMPVAILANNGVLFSESALKGAHFIELACQRRIPLLFLQNISGFMVGGKYEAEGIAKNGAKLVTAVATASVPKITVLIGGSFGAGNYGMCGRAYSPRFLFSWPNARISVMGGEQAASVLATVHRDADGWTPEQAEAFKAPIRQKYEDEGNPYYATARLWDDGIIDPVQTRDVLGLAFSAALNAPIPQSPSFGVFRM; via the coding sequence ATGACGGTGCTGCGTACCGCGATCGACGCGGCCTCCACCGACTTCGCCGCCAACGATGCGCACAATCGCGCGCTCGCCAAAACGCTGCGCGGGACGGTCGCGACCAGCGCGCTCGGCGGCTCGGAGCAGCATCGCGCCCGCCACGTCGCGCGCGGCAAGCTGCTGCCGCGCGACCGCGTCGAGCGGCTGCTCGACCCCGGCTCGCCGTTCCTCGAAGTGGGCGCATTGGCGGCGAACGGCATGTACGGCGGCGATGCCCCCGGCGCGGGGATGATCGCCGGCATCGGCCGCGTCTCGGGCCGCGAATGCCTCATCATCGCCAACGACCCGACGGTGAAGGGCGGCGCCTATTTCCCGATGACGGTGAAGAAGCACCTACGCGCGCAGGAAATCGCGCGCGAGAACCGCCTGCCGTGCATCTATCTGGTCGATTCGGGCGGCGCCAATCTGCCGCATCAGGCCGAGGTGTTCCCCGACCGCGATCATTTCGGCCGCATCTTCTTCAATCAGGCGCAGATGTCGGCGGAGGGGATCGCCCAGATCGCCTGCGTGATGGGCAGTTGCACCGCAGGCGGCGCCTATGTGCCCGCCATGTCCGACGAGACCGTCATCGTCCGCAATCAGGGGACGATCTTCCTTGCCGGTCCCCCGCTGGTCAAGGCGGCGACCGGCGAGGTCATCTCCGCGGAAGAGCTGGGCGGCGCCGACACGCATGCGCGCAAGTCGGGCGTCGTCGACCACGTCGCCGAGAATGACGAGCATGCGCTGCTGATCGTCCGCGATATCGTTGCGACGCTCAACCGGCCCAAGGCGGTCGATATCGAGATCGCCGCGCCGCGGGCGCCCCAGCTCGACCCGCAGGAATTGTACGGCATCGTGCCGCAGGACGTGCGTGCGCCCTATGACGTGCATGAGGTGATCGGGCGGATCGTCGACGGTTCGGACTTCCACGAATTCAAGCCGCTGTACGGCACCACGCTCGTCTGCGGCTTCGCGCGGATCTGGGGCATGCCGGTGGCGATCCTCGCCAACAACGGCGTATTGTTCTCGGAAAGCGCCTTGAAGGGCGCGCATTTCATCGAGCTCGCCTGCCAGCGGCGCATCCCGTTGCTGTTCCTCCAGAACATCTCGGGCTTCATGGTCGGTGGCAAGTATGAGGCGGAAGGTATCGCGAAGAACGGTGCCAAGCTGGTGACCGCGGTCGCCACCGCCTCGGTGCCGAAGATCACCGTGCTGATCGGCGGCAGCTTCGGCGCGGGCAATTACGGCATGTGCGGGCGCGCGTATTCCCCACGCTTCCTGTTCAGCTGGCCCAACGCCCGCATCTCGGTGATGGGCGGCGAGCAGGCGGCGAGCGTGCTCGCCACCGTGCATCGCGACGCCGACGGCTGGACGCCCGAACAGGCGGAGGCGTTCAAGGCGCCGATCCGCCAGAAATACGAGGACGAGGGCAACCCCTATTACGCCACCGCGCGGCTGTGGGACGACGGCATCATCGATCCCGTCCAGACCCGCGACGTGCTCGGCCTCGCCTTTTCCGCGGCGCTCAACGCGCCCATTCCCCAATCGCCGTCCTTCGGCGTGTTCCGGATGTGA
- a CDS encoding acetyl/propionyl/methylcrotonyl-CoA carboxylase subunit alpha — translation MIESLLIANRGEIARRIIRTARRLGIRTIAVHSDVDAAMPFVREADAAVCIGTALAADSYLRQDRILAAARETGAAAIHPGYGFLSENAEFAEAVVAAGLVWVGAPPASIRAMGLKDAAKQRMIAAGVPVTPGYLGADQSPERLQAEADAIGYPVLIKAVAGGGGKGMRKVDAREDFAELLASCQREAAASFGNTQVLIEKYILSPRHIEVQVFGDTHGQVVHLFERDCSLQRRHQKVIEEAPAPGMDAATRAAVCDAAVRAAKAVDYVGAGTIEFIADGSDGLRADRIWFMEMNTRLQVEHPVTEAITGQDLVEWQLRVASGEPLPHRQDELSIHGWAMEARLYAENPASGFLPSIGPLHRLRFPANVRVDSGVEEGGAVTPFYDPMIAKLIVHGGSRREAAARLAAAARGTQVWPVKTNAAFLARAAAHPNFVAGRVDTGFIERHAADLIPAADPSPALLGAAAAALLPQGDDPWVALRGFRANRAVSTAIDVEVGGKPYRVEHPVAGGIVADGVLFLDGEAWPFGAPRADAIAGAGEGDGAILSPMPGRVIAVLVAAGQAVARGERLLVLEAMKMEQALVAPFDGVVAELKVAEGAQVPEGTLLARIAVEEV, via the coding sequence ATGATCGAGAGCCTGCTCATCGCCAATCGCGGCGAAATCGCCCGCCGCATCATCCGCACCGCGCGGCGGCTCGGCATCCGCACGATTGCGGTCCATTCCGACGTCGATGCCGCCATGCCCTTCGTCCGCGAGGCGGATGCGGCGGTGTGCATCGGCACCGCGCTCGCCGCCGACAGCTATCTGCGGCAGGATCGCATCCTCGCCGCCGCCCGCGAGACGGGCGCGGCGGCGATCCATCCCGGCTACGGCTTCCTGTCGGAGAATGCCGAATTCGCCGAGGCGGTGGTCGCCGCGGGCCTCGTCTGGGTCGGCGCGCCGCCCGCCAGCATCCGCGCGATGGGCCTCAAGGATGCCGCCAAGCAACGGATGATCGCCGCCGGCGTGCCGGTGACGCCGGGCTATCTCGGCGCCGACCAGTCGCCCGAACGCCTGCAGGCGGAGGCCGATGCGATCGGCTATCCGGTGCTCATCAAGGCGGTCGCCGGCGGCGGCGGCAAGGGGATGCGCAAGGTCGATGCGCGCGAGGATTTCGCCGAGCTGCTCGCCAGTTGCCAGCGCGAGGCGGCCGCCTCGTTCGGCAACACGCAGGTGCTGATCGAAAAGTACATCCTGTCGCCGCGCCATATCGAGGTGCAGGTGTTCGGCGATACGCACGGGCAGGTCGTCCATCTGTTCGAGCGCGATTGCTCGCTCCAGCGTCGCCACCAGAAGGTGATCGAGGAGGCCCCCGCCCCCGGCATGGACGCCGCGACGCGCGCCGCGGTCTGCGATGCGGCGGTGCGAGCGGCGAAGGCGGTCGACTATGTCGGCGCCGGCACGATCGAGTTCATCGCCGATGGTTCGGACGGGCTGCGCGCCGATCGCATCTGGTTCATGGAGATGAACACGCGGTTGCAGGTCGAGCATCCCGTCACCGAGGCGATCACCGGGCAGGATCTGGTCGAATGGCAGCTCCGCGTCGCCTCGGGCGAGCCGCTGCCGCACCGGCAGGACGAACTGTCGATCCACGGCTGGGCGATGGAGGCGCGGCTCTATGCCGAGAATCCGGCGAGCGGTTTTCTGCCCTCGATCGGGCCGCTCCACCGGCTGCGTTTCCCGGCCAACGTGCGTGTCGACAGCGGTGTGGAGGAAGGCGGCGCGGTGACGCCCTTCTACGACCCGATGATCGCCAAGCTGATCGTCCATGGCGGTTCGCGGCGAGAGGCGGCGGCGAGGCTCGCCGCGGCGGCGCGCGGCACGCAGGTCTGGCCGGTGAAGACCAACGCCGCCTTCCTCGCCCGCGCGGCGGCGCATCCCAACTTCGTCGCGGGGCGCGTCGATACCGGCTTCATCGAACGCCATGCCGCCGATCTGATCCCGGCGGCGGACCCCTCCCCCGCCCTATTGGGCGCGGCGGCGGCGGCGTTGCTGCCGCAGGGTGACGATCCGTGGGTGGCGCTGCGCGGCTTTCGTGCCAATCGCGCGGTTTCGACTGCGATCGACGTCGAGGTCGGCGGCAAGCCTTATCGCGTCGAGCATCCCGTCGCCGGCGGGATCGTCGCCGATGGCGTGCTGTTCCTCGACGGCGAGGCGTGGCCGTTCGGTGCGCCGCGCGCCGATGCGATCGCCGGCGCCGGCGAAGGCGATGGCGCGATCCTGTCGCCGATGCCGGGCCGCGTCATCGCGGTGCTGGTCGCGGCGGGACAGGCCGTCGCGCGCGGCGAGCGGCTGCTCGTGCTGGAAGCGATGAAGATGGAACAGGCGCTGGTCGCGCCGTTCGACGGTGTCGTGGCGGAGCTCAAGGTCGCCGAGGGCGCGCAGGTGCCCGAGGGGACGTTGCTCGCGCGGATCGCAGTGGAGGAGGTTTGA
- a CDS encoding MaoC family dehydratase — translation MAGRSFEAWQVGDRIVHDIRRTVTETDNLLFSTMTHNPQPLHLDAEAARASEFGQILVNGTFTFALMVGLSVGDTTLGTLVANLGYDKLVMPKPVFLGDTLRAETEVVELKDSRSRPDAGIVTFAHRMLNQRDEVVCQCLRTALLKRSAA, via the coding sequence ATGGCGGGACGCAGCTTCGAAGCATGGCAGGTCGGCGACCGTATCGTACACGACATCCGCCGCACGGTGACCGAGACGGACAATCTGCTGTTCTCGACGATGACGCACAATCCGCAGCCGCTCCACCTCGACGCCGAGGCGGCGCGGGCGAGCGAATTCGGTCAGATCCTCGTCAACGGTACCTTCACCTTCGCGCTGATGGTCGGCCTGTCGGTCGGCGACACGACGCTCGGCACGCTCGTCGCCAATCTGGGCTATGACAAGCTGGTGATGCCCAAGCCGGTGTTCCTCGGCGATACGTTGCGCGCCGAAACCGAGGTGGTCGAGCTGAAGGACAGCCGCTCGCGGCCCGACGCGGGCATCGTCACCTTCGCGCACCGCATGCTCAACCAGCGCGACGAGGTGGTCTGCCAGTGCCTGCGCACCGCCTTACTCAAACGGTCGGCGGCATGA
- a CDS encoding HpcH/HpaI aldolase/citrate lyase family protein: MRLRSLLFVPGDRPERFAKAAASGADALILDLEDSVAASAKTAAREAVAAHLREPRGAVRLFVRVNPLDTALCAEDIAALHGLAPDAIVLPKAEGAPSVRELAQRLAAAGIDAPILPIATETPAAIFALGSYAAAGVALAGITWGAEDLPAAIGAATSREDDGRYTPPYEMARSLTLFAAHAAGVAAIDTVYPAFRDLDGLAGYARRAARDGFTGMMAIHPTQVGAINAAFTPSAEQVEAAQRIVAAFAAAPDAGALQVDGRMVDAPHLKQARRLLDRAAAIAAHQAADTPRRTLRGRSGVT; the protein is encoded by the coding sequence ATGAGGCTGCGGTCGCTCCTGTTCGTGCCGGGCGACCGGCCGGAGCGGTTCGCCAAGGCGGCGGCGAGCGGTGCCGACGCGCTGATCCTCGATCTCGAGGATTCGGTGGCGGCCAGCGCCAAGACGGCGGCGCGCGAGGCGGTGGCGGCGCACTTGCGCGAACCGCGCGGCGCGGTGCGGCTGTTCGTGCGGGTCAATCCGCTCGATACCGCATTATGCGCCGAGGATATCGCCGCGCTCCACGGCCTCGCCCCCGATGCGATCGTGCTGCCCAAGGCGGAGGGCGCACCCAGCGTCCGCGAGCTCGCGCAGCGGCTCGCCGCGGCCGGTATCGACGCGCCGATCCTGCCGATCGCCACCGAGACGCCGGCGGCGATCTTCGCGCTCGGCAGCTATGCGGCGGCGGGCGTGGCGCTCGCCGGGATCACGTGGGGGGCGGAGGATCTGCCCGCCGCGATCGGCGCGGCGACCAGCCGCGAGGACGACGGCCGCTACACGCCGCCCTATGAGATGGCGCGGTCGCTGACGCTGTTCGCGGCGCATGCCGCCGGGGTGGCGGCGATCGACACCGTCTATCCCGCCTTCCGCGACCTCGACGGCCTCGCCGGTTATGCGCGGCGTGCGGCGCGCGACGGCTTCACCGGGATGATGGCGATCCACCCGACACAGGTCGGCGCGATCAACGCCGCCTTCACCCCCAGCGCCGAACAGGTCGAGGCGGCGCAGCGCATCGTCGCCGCCTTCGCCGCGGCACCCGACGCGGGGGCGTTGCAGGTCGACGGCCGGATGGTCGATGCACCGCATCTCAAACAGGCGCGCCGCCTGCTCGACCGAGCCGCCGCGATAGCCGCTCACCAGGCCGCCGACACGCCGAGACGCACGTTGCGCGGCCGCAGCGGCGTCACCTGA